TCGGGCTGGAAACGGCGCGCCGCCGCCAGCAAGCGTAGTTCGTACAGCGCCTGCACGCCGATCCGCTCCAGCGTCGACTGGCCCGAACCGGCGAGCACGCTGTGCTCGATGTCGAAGGCGGTCAGCAGTTCGGTGGCCACGTCTTTCTCGCGCGTACAGACGCGCACCTCGTGCCCGTCGGCGGTCAGCTCTTCGATGACGGGGCGATAGAAGTGGACGTGAGCGGGATGCTGAATCGTGATCAGGACCCGAAGCTGCTCGGTCTGTTCTGCTGGTGGCGTCCCCACCCCGTTCTGGTCGGGCGGGACGGTAGCGTTCTGTGGCGTGTCTGTGGCTGTCGCGGCCGAGGCGTGTCTCCGACGCATCACTCGGTGGTGACCGGGTGAGTGTTTTGTTATGGCCGACCTACGCCCTCGGCACACAGCACCCGAATCCCACAGCGTTCGCGGGGGCCTCGCCAGCTCTCCGGCGTCGCCCTGGTCGCCGCTCCGACTCGACACTGGCACGGGCGCGATGTGGAACTGGAGACTGCCGTCGTCGGTCTGTCGCGACTCACCGTCGACGAGCGCGGAAAATGGAAGCGGGAAAGGGGAGTGGGGTGGGGTGGGGGTGGGCAAGTGGCGACGAGTCGGGGGACGGAGACAGCCACTGTGTGTGGGGATTCGCTCCCCAGATACCACGTATCGGTCCAGGTGTATTGTTAGTCGATTCGTACTTCTCGGGCGGCGAAGTGACGGATTCGACTACCGGTGGTAAGACCGGTGAAACGCTCGTCCGTGCGAAATCGTGACAGTAAGATAATACATAACATTCCGTGTCCGGTCGGCACCTCTCACCGATGACCGAACACGGGTCGCCACCGACCGACGCTTCAGACGACAAGCCAGACCACGTGCTCCGACTGCTCGCCTCGGAGACGCGGCGTGCAGTGCTCCAGGAACTCCGCTCGGAGCCGTCTCGATCGCTCGACGCCCTCGCAGACGCCGTCGCCGACAGCGAAGGCGTCTCGGTCGAGTCCACGGAGCGACTCTGTCGCCGCCTCCACCACTGTCACCTCCCTCGCCTCGAAACGGCCGGCGTCTGTCGGTACGATCCCGACGAGTCACGGGTCGACTACGTCGGCGACGAGACGGTCGAAGCCGTGCTCTCGCTGCTGGGGGAGTGATCGCTCGGCCGTCGGGAGCGAAATCGGCTGTCACGCGAGGGTCCACAAGAGTTACGTCTGTACAATCTAACTTTCTGTCACGTATGCAGTTCGCTCTCGTCTCTTCGCCTGCACGTCTGTGTCGTCCGGGCCCGACATCGCCGTCCAGTTCGAGCAGCCGGGCGTCGTGCGACAGCGTCCCGTTACGGGACCGCGCTGCTCGCCGCGTCCCACCTGCCGGAGCACCTACCGCCGACGGTCCGAGGGCGGTGAGACGAAACAGATGAACGGCGAACTCGTCGTCGAGTACGACGAAGAGTTCGACCGCCACGTCGTCGAGTTCGACGCCGACGACGACCGGTCGACCAGCGAAGTCGTCGTCTACGCGGTGTCGGAGGTGTCGGGTGAGGAACCGACGACGCTGCGACCGCTGGGGACGGTGATCGATCCGGACGCGCTGGATACGATCTTCGACAGGTGTCCCGACGACGATCGCGGGGACGCTCACATCTCCTTCGAGTACGAGGGGTACGAGGTGACGGTGTTCAGCCACGGCCGTCTGACCATCACCGAGTCCCGGACCTGATTTGTCCGAGATTCCCGATACGGGCTCGCTCGTGTGTGTCACTCGCCAAATCACGAAGAGTACTTAGGGGGCCGACGGTTACCATCTGTGCGTATCAGATGCGGTTCTCTTCAACTGACGGCCGGGGCGTGTCGGCCGATACTGCCCGTACCGGTGGGTACCGTGATGGGACGACGAGGCATGACAGCGAACACTGACGAC
Above is a genomic segment from Halomicrobium sp. LC1Hm containing:
- a CDS encoding HalOD1 output domain-containing protein — translated: MNGELVVEYDEEFDRHVVEFDADDDRSTSEVVVYAVSEVSGEEPTTLRPLGTVIDPDALDTIFDRCPDDDRGDAHISFEYEGYEVTVFSHGRLTITESRT
- a CDS encoding helix-turn-helix transcriptional regulator → MTEHGSPPTDASDDKPDHVLRLLASETRRAVLQELRSEPSRSLDALADAVADSEGVSVESTERLCRRLHHCHLPRLETAGVCRYDPDESRVDYVGDETVEAVLSLLGE